The nucleotide sequence ATAGGTATATTGTGCAACCGCATTTATCCTATTATCTTTGCTATATAATATTAGAGGAAATGATAAAGATAAGCTTGCCGGATGGCACTATTAAAGAATTTGAAAGTGGCGCTACTCCTATGGACGTTGCCAAAAGTATAAGTGAAGGATTTGCCAGAAATGTAATTTCTGCCAAATACGATGATACCGTGATTGAAACTACTACTCCACTTACTAGCGACGGAAGCCTTACTTTATACACATGGAATGACAAGGAAGGTAAAAAAGCTTTTTGGCATTCTACCTCTCATGTAATGGCTCAAGCTATTGAAGCTCTATACCCTGGATCTAAGCTTACTATAGGACCAGCTATTGAAAATGGATTTTATTATGATGTAGATTTTGGTGAGCAAAAGATATCTGAGAACGACTTTAAAAAGATCGAGGATAAGATGTTGGAAATTGCAAGAGGAAAACATGATTTCTCAATGCGCTCTGTTTCTAAAGAAGAAGCTTTGTCTTATTATAAAGATCAGGAGAATCCTTTTAAGGTAGAATTAATAGAAAACCTGGAAGATGGAACTATTACTTTTTGTGACCATGATACCTTTACAGATTTATGTAGAGGTGGCCATATTCCAAATACAGGAATAATTAAAGCAGTAAAATTAATGAGTGTTGCCGGCGCTTACTGGAGAGGGGATGAAAACAAGCCACAACTTACTAGGGTTTACGGAACCTCTTTCCCTAAACAGAAAGATCTAAAGGAATACCTTGAATTACTTGAAGAGGCTAAGAAAAGAGATCATAGAAAATTAGGAAAGGAATTAGAACTTTTTACTTTTTCACAAAAGGTAGGACAAGGTTTACCATTATGGTTACCTAAAGGAGCTGCACTTAGAGAGCGTTTAGAAAACTTTTTAAAGAAAGCGCAGAAGACCGCCGGCTATGAAATGGTAGTAACTCCGCATATTGGACAAAAAGAACTTTATGTTACTTCCGGACATTATGCTAAATATGGAGCAGATAGCTTTCAGCCAATTCACACTCCAAACGAGGGGGAAGAATTTTTATTGAAACCTATGAACTGCCCACACCATTGTGAAATATATAATTCTTCACCGTGGAGTTATAGAGATCTTCCGAAGAGATTTGCAGAATTTGGTACGGTTTATAGATATGAACAAAGTGGAGAACTACATGGATTAACAAGAGTTCGTGGCTTTACTCAAGATGATGCTCATATTTTCTGTACTCCAGATCAGCTAGATTCTGAATTTAAAAAAGTGATAGATCTTACTTTATATGTATTCGATTCTTTAGGCTTTAAAGATTTTACAGCTCAGGTATCTTTAAGAGACCCTGACAATAAGGAGAAATATATTGGTAGTGATGATGTCTGGGAAAAGGCAGAATCTGCCATAATTTCAGCAGCGAAAGAAAAAGGTCTGAACTATGTCATTGAAAAAGGGGAAGCTGCTTTTTATGGTCCGAAATTAGATTTCATGGTTAAAGATGCTTTAGGAAGAAGTTGGCAGTTAGGAACTATCCAGGTAGACTACAATTTACCTGAAAGATTCGATCTTACTTATAAAGGGAGTGACAATGAAACTCACAGACCTGTAATGATTCACCGTGCCCCTTTTGGCAGCATGGAGCGCTTCATTGCTGTATTGCTTGAAAATACAGGAGGAAATTTTCCTCTATGGTTAATGCCAGAACAAGCTATTATTCTCTCTCTCAGTGAGAAATATGAAAAATACTCACAAAAAGTTTTAAGTTTGTTAGAAAATGACGAAATTCGCGCCTTGGCTAATCATAGAAATGACACCATTGGTAAGAAGATTCGTGATGCCGAGATGAGTAAGATCCCTTATATGTTAATTGTTGGGGAGCAGGAAGAGAAGGATGGTACGGTTTCTGTACGTAAACACGGAGAAGGTGACATTGGAACAATGTCTATAGAAGACTTCGCAGAATTAGTAAACAACGAAATAAAGAAAACGCTAAAAACGTTTAAAGTTTAATTAAAATTATATAGCCATAGCAATACGTAGAAAAAGATCGAAGCGACCGCTTAGAGAAATTAAAGAAGACCAGCACCGTATTAACGGTAAAATTCGCTCAGATGAAGTTCGTCTTGTGGGTGAAAACGTTGAAATGGGCGTTTATCCTATTAGAAAAGCTTTAGAGATTTCTGAAGAGCAAGGTTTGGATTTAGTAGAAATTTCTCCTAATGCCAAACCGCCTGTAGCCAAAGTAATGGACTACAAGAAATTTCTATATGAGCAGAAGAAAAGAGAGAAAGTTTTAAAAGCAAAAGCCAGTAAGGTGGTTGTTAAAGAGATTCGTTTTGGACCTCAAACAGATGATCATGATTACGAGTTCAAGAAAAAAAATGCAGAGAAATTCTTAAAGGATGGTGCCAAGTTAAAGGCATTTGTATTCTTTAAAGGACGTTCTATTGTATTTAAAGATCAAGGACAAATTTTGTTATTAAGATTGGCACAAGATCTTGAAGAATTAGGGAAGGTAGAACAGATGCCTAAATTGGAAGGCAAACGTATGACTATGTTCCTTTCTCCTAAGAAATCTAAATAAGAAAATAAGAACGTTAATTATAAAATTATAAGAGCATGCCTAAAATGAAGACTAAATCTAGTGCCAAAAAGCGTTTTAAGCTTACCGGTACTGGTAAAATAAAAAGAAAGCACGCGTTTAAAAGTCACATCTTAACAAAGAAGTCTAAAAAACGTAAATTAGCTTTAACTCATAGTACATTAGTACATGATGCAGATAAAAGTAATATCAAACTTCAACTTAGATTAA is from Gillisia sp. Hel1_33_143 and encodes:
- the rpmI gene encoding 50S ribosomal protein L35, encoding MPKMKTKSSAKKRFKLTGTGKIKRKHAFKSHILTKKSKKRKLALTHSTLVHDADKSNIKLQLRLK
- the thrS gene encoding threonine--tRNA ligase → MIKISLPDGTIKEFESGATPMDVAKSISEGFARNVISAKYDDTVIETTTPLTSDGSLTLYTWNDKEGKKAFWHSTSHVMAQAIEALYPGSKLTIGPAIENGFYYDVDFGEQKISENDFKKIEDKMLEIARGKHDFSMRSVSKEEALSYYKDQENPFKVELIENLEDGTITFCDHDTFTDLCRGGHIPNTGIIKAVKLMSVAGAYWRGDENKPQLTRVYGTSFPKQKDLKEYLELLEEAKKRDHRKLGKELELFTFSQKVGQGLPLWLPKGAALRERLENFLKKAQKTAGYEMVVTPHIGQKELYVTSGHYAKYGADSFQPIHTPNEGEEFLLKPMNCPHHCEIYNSSPWSYRDLPKRFAEFGTVYRYEQSGELHGLTRVRGFTQDDAHIFCTPDQLDSEFKKVIDLTLYVFDSLGFKDFTAQVSLRDPDNKEKYIGSDDVWEKAESAIISAAKEKGLNYVIEKGEAAFYGPKLDFMVKDALGRSWQLGTIQVDYNLPERFDLTYKGSDNETHRPVMIHRAPFGSMERFIAVLLENTGGNFPLWLMPEQAIILSLSEKYEKYSQKVLSLLENDEIRALANHRNDTIGKKIRDAEMSKIPYMLIVGEQEEKDGTVSVRKHGEGDIGTMSIEDFAELVNNEIKKTLKTFKV
- the infC gene encoding translation initiation factor IF-3, with translation MKEDQHRINGKIRSDEVRLVGENVEMGVYPIRKALEISEEQGLDLVEISPNAKPPVAKVMDYKKFLYEQKKREKVLKAKASKVVVKEIRFGPQTDDHDYEFKKKNAEKFLKDGAKLKAFVFFKGRSIVFKDQGQILLLRLAQDLEELGKVEQMPKLEGKRMTMFLSPKKSK